In the genome of Pseudomonas protegens, one region contains:
- a CDS encoding serine protein kinase PrkA, which translates to MLRSLRFAALFGGLILSASALAVDVDPASYGYPLTNPFEATIATTPPELRPELPASEDIRQSDYSLTLRPEREFILPDNFWAVKKLTYRIATQDHAAPLIFLIAGTGARYDSSLNEYLKKLYYKAGYHVVQLSSPTSFDFISAASRFATPGVTQEDAEDMYRVMQAVRAQHPKLPISEFYLTGYSLGALDAAFVSKLDETRRSFNFKKVLLLNPPVNLYTSITNLDKLVQTEVKGINNSTTFYELVLGKLTRYFQQKGYIDLNDALLYDFQQSKQHLSNEQMAMLIGTSFRFSAADIAFTSDLINRRGLITPPKYPIREGTSLTPFLKRALQCDFDCYLTEQVIPMWRARTDGGSLLQLIDQVSLYALQDYLKASPKIAVMHNADDVILGPGDLGFLRKTFGDRLTVYPHGGHCGNLNYRVNSDAMLEFFRG; encoded by the coding sequence ATGCTTCGTTCCTTGCGCTTCGCTGCCCTGTTTGGCGGCCTTATCCTGAGTGCGTCCGCACTGGCGGTCGATGTCGACCCGGCCAGCTATGGCTACCCGTTGACCAACCCGTTCGAAGCCACCATCGCCACCACACCGCCAGAGCTGCGTCCGGAGCTGCCCGCCAGCGAAGACATCCGCCAGTCCGACTACAGCCTGACCCTGCGCCCCGAGCGCGAGTTCATCCTCCCGGACAACTTCTGGGCGGTGAAGAAACTCACCTACCGCATCGCCACCCAGGATCACGCCGCGCCGCTGATCTTCCTGATTGCCGGCACCGGCGCACGCTACGACAGCAGCCTCAACGAATACCTGAAGAAGCTCTACTACAAGGCCGGCTACCACGTGGTGCAGCTGTCCTCGCCCACCAGCTTCGACTTCATCAGCGCCGCCTCGCGCTTTGCCACCCCCGGGGTGACCCAGGAAGACGCCGAAGACATGTACCGGGTCATGCAGGCCGTGCGCGCGCAGCACCCGAAGCTGCCAATCAGCGAGTTCTACCTCACCGGCTACAGCCTCGGCGCCCTGGACGCGGCCTTCGTCAGCAAACTGGATGAAACCCGGCGCAGCTTCAACTTCAAGAAAGTCCTGCTGCTCAACCCGCCGGTCAACCTCTACACCTCGATCACCAACCTCGACAAGCTGGTGCAGACCGAGGTCAAGGGCATCAACAACAGCACCACCTTCTATGAACTGGTGCTGGGCAAGCTGACCCGTTACTTCCAGCAGAAAGGCTACATCGACCTCAACGACGCCCTGCTCTATGACTTCCAGCAGTCCAAGCAACACCTGAGCAACGAACAGATGGCGATGCTGATCGGCACCTCCTTCCGCTTCTCGGCGGCGGACATCGCCTTCACCTCGGACCTGATCAACCGCCGCGGCCTGATCACCCCGCCCAAGTACCCGATCCGCGAAGGCACCAGCCTCACGCCGTTTCTCAAGCGCGCCCTGCAGTGCGACTTCGACTGCTACCTGACCGAGCAAGTGATCCCCATGTGGCGCGCCCGGACCGACGGCGGCAGCCTGCTGCAACTGATCGACCAGGTGAGCCTCTACGCCCTGCAGGACTACCTCAAGGCCAGCCCGAAGATTGCCGTGATGCACAACGCCGACGATGTGATCCTCGGCCCCGGCGACCTGGGCTTCCTGCGTAAAACCTTTGGCGACCGCCTGACCGTCTACCCCCATGGCGGGCACTGCGGCAACCTCAACTACCGCGTCAACAGCGACGCCATGCTGGAGTTCTTCCGTGGCTAA
- a CDS encoding VacJ family lipoprotein: MAKHLLLIAALLCAGYAQADNSKANTPVTPDPDGFTEPLKKLKFNPGLDQREFERSTLNALNVYDPLESWNRRVYHFNYRFDQWVFLPVVDGYRYVTPGFLRSGVSNFFNNLGDVPNLVNSLLQFKGQRSMETTARLLLNTTIGVAGLWDPATKMGLPRQTEDFGQTLGFYGVPAGAYLVLPILGPSNLRDTAGLAVDYTTESAINFLNVSEVSSNHPEIWVLRGVDKRYQTSFRYGQLNSPFEYEKVRYVYTESRKLQIAE; the protein is encoded by the coding sequence GTGGCTAAACATCTCCTGCTTATCGCTGCGTTGCTCTGCGCAGGCTATGCCCAAGCCGACAACAGCAAGGCCAACACCCCGGTCACGCCCGATCCCGACGGCTTCACCGAGCCGTTGAAGAAACTCAAGTTCAACCCGGGCCTGGACCAGCGCGAGTTCGAGCGCTCGACCCTCAATGCGCTGAATGTCTATGACCCGCTGGAGTCCTGGAACCGCCGGGTCTACCACTTCAACTACCGCTTCGACCAGTGGGTGTTCCTGCCGGTGGTGGACGGCTACCGCTATGTGACCCCGGGGTTCCTGCGCAGCGGGGTGAGCAACTTCTTCAACAACCTCGGCGACGTGCCGAACCTGGTCAACAGCCTGTTGCAGTTCAAGGGCCAGCGCTCGATGGAAACCACCGCGCGCCTGCTGCTCAACACCACCATCGGTGTCGCCGGGCTATGGGATCCGGCAACCAAGATGGGCCTGCCGCGCCAAACCGAAGATTTCGGCCAGACCCTGGGCTTCTATGGCGTGCCCGCGGGGGCCTATCTGGTGCTGCCGATCCTCGGCCCGTCGAACCTGCGGGACACCGCGGGGCTGGCCGTGGACTACACCACCGAATCGGCGATCAACTTCCTCAACGTCTCGGAAGTCAGCAGCAATCACCCGGAAATCTGGGTCTTGCGCGGGGTCGACAAGCGCTACCAGACCAGCTTCCGCTATGGCCAGCTGAACTCGCCGTTCGAATACGAAAAGGTGCGCTACGTGTACACCGAGTCACGCAAACTGCAGATCGCCGAGTAA
- a CDS encoding DUF808 domain-containing protein translates to MAGSSLLVLIDDIAAVLDDVALMTKVAAKKTAGVLGDDLALNAQQVSGVRAERELPVVWAVAKGSFRNKLILVPAALAISALAPWLVTPLLMVGGAYLCFEGFEKLAHKYLPHADDAAEHEQSLQALADPQVDLVAFEKDKIKGAIRTDFILSAEIIAITLGTVAGASLSQQVVVLSGIAIIMTVGVYGLVGGIVKLDDLGLWLAQKPGALARRIGGAILRAAPWMMKSLSVIGTAAMFMVGGGILTHGVPAVHHLIQGLAERSAGVIGAASVIMPTLLNAVAGIIAGAAVLLAVSLIGKGWRALRG, encoded by the coding sequence ATGGCAGGAAGCAGTTTGCTGGTATTGATCGACGACATCGCCGCGGTCCTCGATGACGTGGCCTTGATGACCAAGGTGGCGGCGAAGAAGACCGCCGGGGTATTGGGCGACGATCTGGCGCTTAACGCTCAGCAGGTTTCCGGGGTGCGCGCCGAGCGGGAACTGCCCGTGGTCTGGGCGGTGGCCAAGGGCTCGTTTCGCAACAAGCTGATCCTGGTGCCGGCGGCCCTGGCCATCAGTGCCCTGGCGCCCTGGCTGGTGACGCCGTTGCTGATGGTCGGTGGCGCCTATCTGTGTTTCGAAGGCTTCGAGAAGCTGGCGCACAAATACCTGCCGCATGCCGATGACGCGGCCGAACATGAGCAGAGCCTGCAGGCCCTGGCCGATCCCCAGGTGGATCTGGTGGCCTTTGAAAAGGACAAGATCAAGGGCGCGATCCGTACCGATTTCATCCTCTCCGCCGAAATCATCGCCATCACCCTGGGCACGGTGGCGGGCGCTTCCCTGAGCCAGCAGGTGGTGGTGCTGTCGGGGATTGCGATCATCATGACCGTCGGCGTCTATGGCCTGGTGGGCGGCATCGTCAAGCTGGACGACCTGGGGCTGTGGCTGGCGCAGAAGCCCGGAGCCCTGGCCAGGCGCATCGGCGGCGCCATTCTGCGGGCGGCGCCGTGGATGATGAAGAGCCTGTCGGTGATCGGCACCGCGGCGATGTTCATGGTTGGCGGCGGCATCCTCACCCACGGCGTACCTGCCGTGCATCATCTGATTCAAGGCCTGGCCGAGCGCAGCGCCGGGGTCATCGGCGCGGCCTCGGTGATCATGCCGACCCTGCTCAATGCCGTGGCCGGGATTATTGCTGGCGCAGCGGTGCTGCTGGCCGTGAGCCTGATTGGCAAGGGCTGGCGTGCGCTGCGCGGCTGA
- a CDS encoding TetR/AcrR family transcriptional regulator, with protein MSTIRERNKELILRAASEEFADKGFAATKTSDIAAKAGLPKPNVYYYFKSKENLYREVLESIIEPILQASTPFNADGVPSEVLSGYIRSKIRISRDLPFASKVFASEIMHGAPHLSPEQVQQLNAQAKHNIECIQTWIDRGLIAPLDPNHLMFSIWAATQTYADFDWQISVVTGKAKLTEEDYEAAAQTIIRLVLKGCEPDR; from the coding sequence ATGAGCACCATCCGCGAGCGCAATAAAGAACTGATCCTGCGGGCCGCCAGCGAAGAGTTTGCCGACAAGGGCTTTGCCGCGACCAAGACCAGCGACATCGCCGCCAAGGCCGGATTGCCCAAACCCAACGTCTACTACTACTTCAAGTCCAAGGAAAACCTCTATCGCGAGGTGCTGGAAAGCATCATCGAACCGATTCTCCAGGCCTCCACGCCGTTCAATGCCGACGGTGTGCCCAGCGAAGTGCTCAGCGGCTATATCCGCTCGAAGATCCGCATCTCCCGCGACCTGCCGTTCGCCTCCAAAGTGTTCGCCAGCGAAATCATGCATGGCGCGCCGCACCTGAGCCCGGAGCAGGTGCAACAGCTCAACGCCCAGGCCAAGCACAACATCGAATGCATCCAGACCTGGATCGATCGCGGCCTGATCGCCCCGCTCGACCCCAACCACCTGATGTTCAGCATCTGGGCCGCGACCCAGACCTACGCCGACTTCGACTGGCAGATCTCGGTGGTCACCGGCAAGGCCAAACTCACCGAAGAAGACTACGAGGCCGCGGCGCAGACCATCATCCGCCTGGTGCTCAAGGGCTGCGAACCGGATCGCTGA
- a CDS encoding GlcG/HbpS family heme-binding protein, translated as MSALTLKVAVNLANQAISAGRQISAAPLTIAVLDAGGHLVTLQREDGASLLRPQIAIGKAWGAIALGKGSRLLALDAQQRPAFIGALNGLGQGSVVPAPGGVLIRDQAGAVIGAIGISGDTSDIDEQCAISAIEAQGLAADAGVSA; from the coding sequence ATGAGCGCTTTAACCTTGAAAGTCGCAGTCAACCTGGCCAATCAGGCCATCAGTGCGGGGCGCCAGATCAGTGCGGCGCCCTTGACCATCGCCGTGCTGGACGCCGGTGGGCATCTGGTGACCCTGCAAAGGGAAGATGGCGCCAGCCTGCTGCGTCCGCAGATCGCCATCGGCAAGGCCTGGGGCGCGATTGCCCTGGGCAAGGGGTCGCGCCTGCTGGCCCTGGACGCGCAGCAGCGCCCGGCCTTTATCGGCGCGTTGAATGGTCTGGGGCAGGGCAGCGTGGTGCCGGCGCCGGGCGGGGTCCTGATCCGGGATCAGGCGGGGGCGGTGATTGGGGCGATCGGCATCAGTGGCGACACCTCGGACATCGACGAGCAATGCGCCATCAGCGCCATCGAAGCTCAGGGCCTGGCGGCGGACGCCGGCGTCAGCGCGTAG
- the gcl gene encoding glyoxylate carboligase yields the protein MSKMRAIEAAVLVMRREGVDTAFGIPGAAINPLYSALQKVGGIDHVLARHVEGASHMAEGYTRTKAGNIGVCIGTSGPAGTDMVTGLYSASADSIPILCITGQAPRARLHKEDFQAVDITSIVKPVTKWATTVLEPGQVPYAFQKAFYEMRSGRPGPVLIDLPFDVQMAEIEFDIDAYQPLPLAKPAATRLQAEKVLALLDQAERPLLVAGGGVINADASELLVEFAELTGIPVIPTLMGWGTIPDDHPQMVGMVGLQTSHRYGNATLLKSDTVLGIGNRWANRHTGSVDVYTEGRKFIHVDIEPTQIGRVFTPDLGIVSDAGSALTVLLEVAREWQTAGKLKDRSAWLHDCQQRKASLHRKTHFDNVPVKPQRVYEEMNQVFGKDTCYVSTIGLSQIAGAQFLHVYKPRHWINCGQAGPLGWTIPAALGVVKADPNRQVVALSGDYDFQFMIEELAVGAQFNLPYIHVVVNNSYLGLIRQAQRGFDMDYCVQLSFDNLNAPELNGYGVDHVAVAEGLGCKALRVFEPKDIQPALRQAQEMLQTYKVPVVVEIILERVTNISMGTEINAVNEFEDLALVGNDAPTAISLLD from the coding sequence ATGAGCAAAATGAGAGCAATCGAAGCCGCCGTTCTGGTGATGCGCCGCGAAGGGGTCGATACCGCTTTTGGCATCCCGGGTGCCGCCATCAACCCGCTGTATTCCGCGCTGCAGAAGGTCGGTGGCATCGATCACGTCCTCGCCCGCCACGTTGAAGGCGCCTCGCACATGGCCGAGGGCTACACCCGCACCAAGGCCGGCAACATCGGTGTGTGCATCGGCACTTCCGGCCCGGCCGGCACCGACATGGTCACCGGCCTGTACAGCGCCTCGGCCGACTCGATCCCGATTCTCTGCATCACCGGCCAGGCACCCCGGGCCCGCCTGCACAAGGAAGACTTCCAGGCCGTGGACATCACCAGCATCGTCAAGCCGGTGACCAAGTGGGCCACCACCGTGCTGGAGCCGGGCCAGGTGCCCTACGCCTTCCAGAAAGCCTTCTACGAAATGCGCTCCGGCCGTCCCGGCCCGGTGCTGATCGACCTGCCGTTCGACGTGCAGATGGCGGAAATCGAATTCGACATCGACGCCTACCAGCCCCTGCCCCTGGCCAAGCCCGCGGCAACCCGCTTGCAGGCGGAAAAGGTCCTGGCCCTGCTGGACCAGGCCGAGCGTCCATTGCTGGTGGCCGGTGGTGGCGTGATCAACGCCGACGCCAGCGAACTGCTGGTGGAGTTCGCCGAACTGACCGGTATCCCGGTGATCCCGACCCTGATGGGCTGGGGCACCATCCCTGACGATCACCCCCAGATGGTGGGCATGGTCGGCCTGCAAACCTCCCATCGCTACGGCAACGCCACCCTGCTCAAGTCCGACACCGTGCTGGGCATCGGCAACCGCTGGGCCAACCGCCACACCGGCTCGGTGGACGTCTATACCGAAGGCCGCAAGTTCATCCACGTGGACATCGAACCGACCCAGATCGGCCGTGTCTTCACCCCGGACCTGGGCATCGTCTCCGACGCTGGCAGCGCCCTGACCGTGCTGCTGGAAGTGGCTCGTGAATGGCAGACCGCCGGCAAGTTGAAAGACCGCAGTGCCTGGCTGCATGACTGCCAGCAGCGCAAGGCCAGCCTGCATCGCAAGACTCACTTCGACAACGTGCCGGTCAAGCCGCAGCGCGTGTACGAAGAGATGAACCAGGTGTTCGGCAAGGACACCTGCTACGTCAGCACCATCGGCCTGTCGCAGATTGCCGGCGCGCAGTTCCTCCACGTCTACAAGCCACGCCACTGGATCAACTGCGGCCAGGCCGGCCCGCTGGGCTGGACCATTCCCGCGGCGCTGGGCGTGGTCAAGGCCGACCCGAATCGCCAGGTGGTGGCGCTGTCCGGCGACTACGACTTCCAGTTCATGATCGAAGAGCTGGCGGTGGGCGCGCAGTTCAACCTGCCCTACATCCACGTGGTGGTGAACAACTCCTACCTGGGGCTGATCCGCCAGGCCCAGCGCGGTTTCGACATGGACTACTGCGTGCAGCTGTCCTTCGACAACCTCAACGCGCCGGAACTCAACGGCTACGGCGTCGACCACGTAGCGGTCGCCGAAGGCCTGGGTTGCAAGGCCCTGCGGGTGTTCGAACCCAAGGACATCCAGCCGGCCCTGCGCCAGGCCCAGGAAATGCTCCAGACCTACAAGGTGCCGGTGGTGGTGGAGATCATCCTGGAGCGCGTGACCAACATTTCCATGGGCACCGAGATCAACGCAGTCAACGAGTTCGAAGACCTGGCGCTGGTGGGCAACGACGCCCCTACCGCGATTTCCCTGCTCGACTAA
- the hyi gene encoding hydroxypyruvate isomerase: MPRFAANLSMLFTEQDFLARFKAAADAGFSGVEYLFPYEFSSAEIKAQLDANGLTQVLFNLPAGDWAKGERGIACLPDRVEEFRAGVDLAIAYAQVLGNTQINCLAGIRPQGADEALLEKTFVANLKYAADKLQAVGIKLVMEAINTRDIPGFYLNNTAQALAIREQVGSANLYLQYDIYHMQIMEGDLARTMANHLGQINHIQLADNPGRNEPGTGEINYRFLFEHLDRIGYQGWVGCEYKPLTTTEAGLGWLKTHNAI; this comes from the coding sequence ATGCCGCGTTTTGCCGCCAACCTGTCCATGCTGTTCACCGAACAGGACTTCCTCGCCCGCTTCAAGGCTGCCGCCGATGCCGGCTTCAGCGGCGTCGAATACCTGTTTCCCTACGAATTCAGCTCCGCCGAGATCAAGGCGCAACTCGATGCCAACGGCCTGACCCAGGTGCTGTTCAACCTGCCGGCCGGTGACTGGGCCAAGGGTGAGCGCGGTATCGCCTGCCTGCCCGACCGGGTCGAGGAATTCCGGGCCGGGGTCGACCTGGCCATCGCCTACGCCCAGGTCCTGGGCAACACCCAGATCAATTGCCTGGCCGGCATCCGTCCACAAGGCGCCGATGAGGCCCTGCTGGAAAAGACCTTCGTCGCCAACCTCAAGTACGCCGCCGACAAGCTGCAAGCGGTGGGCATCAAGCTGGTGATGGAAGCGATCAACACCCGCGACATTCCAGGCTTCTACCTCAACAACACCGCCCAGGCGCTGGCGATTCGCGAACAGGTGGGCAGCGCCAACCTGTACCTGCAGTACGACATCTACCACATGCAAATCATGGAGGGTGACCTGGCCCGGACCATGGCCAACCACCTGGGCCAGATCAACCACATCCAGCTGGCGGACAACCCCGGGCGCAACGAGCCGGGCACCGGTGAGATCAACTACCGCTTCCTCTTCGAGCACCTGGACCGCATCGGCTACCAGGGCTGGGTCGGCTGCGAGTACAAGCCGCTGACCACCACCGAGGCCGGCCTCGGCTGGCTGAAAACCCACAACGCAATCTGA
- a CDS encoding 2-hydroxy-3-oxopropionate reductase codes for MAKIGFIGTGIMGHPMAANLQKAGHSLLLSEHHGKAPADLIAAGAVALASPKEVAQEAEFVIIMVPDTPQVEDVLLRADGVAAGIGKGKIVIDMSSISPTATKAFAAKINEKGAQYLDAPVSGGEVGAKAATLSIMVGGDSQAFERALPLFQSMGKNITLVGGNGDGQTAKVANQIIVALNIQAVAEALLFAAKNGADPAKVREALMGGFASSKILEVHGERMIKGTFDPGFRINLHQKDLNLALSGARELGINLPNTAGTQQVFSTCSAIGGANWDHSALIKGLEHMANFSIREKK; via the coding sequence ATGGCTAAAATCGGATTTATCGGCACCGGCATCATGGGCCACCCCATGGCCGCCAACCTGCAGAAAGCCGGTCACTCGCTGCTGCTCTCGGAACACCACGGCAAGGCCCCGGCCGATCTGATCGCCGCTGGCGCGGTGGCCCTGGCCTCGCCCAAGGAAGTGGCCCAGGAAGCCGAATTCGTCATCATCATGGTGCCCGATACCCCTCAGGTCGAAGACGTACTGCTGCGTGCCGACGGCGTTGCCGCCGGGATCGGCAAGGGCAAGATCGTCATCGACATGAGCTCCATCTCCCCCACCGCGACCAAGGCCTTCGCCGCCAAGATCAACGAGAAAGGCGCGCAGTACCTGGACGCCCCGGTATCCGGCGGCGAAGTCGGGGCCAAGGCCGCGACCCTGAGCATCATGGTCGGCGGCGACAGCCAGGCTTTCGAACGCGCCCTGCCGCTGTTCCAGAGCATGGGCAAGAACATCACCCTGGTCGGCGGCAACGGTGACGGCCAGACCGCCAAGGTGGCCAACCAGATCATCGTCGCCCTGAATATCCAGGCCGTGGCCGAAGCCCTGCTGTTCGCCGCGAAGAACGGCGCCGACCCGGCCAAGGTGCGCGAAGCACTGATGGGCGGCTTCGCCTCCTCGAAGATCCTCGAAGTGCACGGCGAGCGGATGATCAAGGGCACCTTCGATCCGGGCTTCCGCATCAACCTGCACCAGAAGGACCTGAACCTGGCCCTCAGCGGCGCCCGCGAGCTGGGCATCAACCTGCCCAACACCGCCGGCACCCAGCAAGTGTTCAGCACCTGCAGCGCCATCGGTGGCGCCAACTGGGACCACTCGGCGCTGATCAAGGGCCTGGAACACATGGCCAACTTCTCGATCCGCGAGAAAAAATAA
- a CDS encoding glycerate kinase: MSVDPQQFLRELFATAIDAAHPQQVLQAHLPSDRSGRVIVIGAGKAAAAMAQVVEHSWQGEVSGLVVTRYGHGAPCSKIEVVEAAHPVPDAAGLAVAKRVLELVSNLSEQDRVIFLLSGGGSALLALPAAGITLADKQAINKALLKSGATIGEMNCVRKHLSAIKGGRLAKACWPATVYTYAISDVPGDLATVIASGPTVADPSTSAEALAILKRYEIQVPAAVRSWLHSPESETIKPGDPCLERSHFQLIARPQQSLEAAAVKARQAGYSPLILGDLEGESREVAKVHAGIARQVALHGQPLAAPCVILSGGETTVTVRGNGRGGRNAEFLLSLTDSLKGHPGIYALAGDTDGIDGSEDNAGAIMTPDSYARAAALGLSASDELDNNNGYGYFAALGDLIVTEPTRTNVNDFRAILILETPKHDA; this comes from the coding sequence ATGTCGGTCGATCCGCAACAATTCCTCCGTGAGCTGTTCGCCACAGCCATCGACGCCGCCCATCCACAACAGGTTCTGCAAGCCCATCTCCCCAGCGACCGCAGCGGTCGAGTGATCGTCATCGGTGCCGGCAAGGCCGCGGCGGCCATGGCCCAGGTGGTGGAGCACAGCTGGCAGGGCGAGGTCAGCGGACTGGTGGTCACGCGCTACGGTCACGGCGCCCCCTGCAGCAAGATCGAAGTGGTCGAAGCCGCCCACCCGGTGCCCGACGCCGCCGGCCTGGCCGTGGCCAAGCGCGTGCTGGAACTGGTCAGCAACCTGTCGGAACAGGACCGGGTGATTTTCCTGCTGTCCGGCGGCGGCTCGGCCTTGCTGGCCCTGCCCGCCGCCGGCATCACCCTGGCCGACAAGCAGGCCATCAACAAGGCCCTGCTCAAATCCGGCGCCACCATCGGCGAGATGAACTGCGTGCGCAAGCACCTCTCGGCGATCAAGGGCGGCCGCCTGGCCAAGGCCTGCTGGCCGGCCACGGTCTACACCTACGCGATATCCGATGTCCCCGGCGATCTGGCGACAGTCATCGCCTCCGGCCCCACCGTGGCCGACCCGAGCACCTCGGCTGAAGCCCTGGCGATTCTCAAGCGCTACGAGATTCAGGTTCCGGCCGCTGTGCGCAGCTGGTTGCACAGCCCCGAGTCGGAAACCATCAAGCCCGGCGACCCGTGCCTGGAGCGCAGCCATTTCCAGTTGATCGCCCGGCCCCAGCAATCCCTGGAAGCCGCCGCGGTGAAAGCCCGCCAGGCCGGCTACAGCCCACTGATCCTCGGCGACCTGGAAGGCGAATCCCGCGAGGTGGCCAAGGTTCACGCCGGCATCGCCCGTCAGGTGGCCTTGCACGGCCAACCCCTGGCGGCGCCCTGCGTGATCCTCTCCGGCGGTGAAACCACGGTCACCGTGCGCGGCAATGGCCGTGGCGGACGCAATGCCGAGTTCCTCCTGAGCCTCACCGACAGCCTCAAGGGCCACCCGGGCATCTACGCCCTGGCTGGCGATACCGACGGCATCGACGGTTCCGAAGACAACGCCGGGGCCATCATGACCCCGGACAGCTACGCCCGCGCCGCGGCCCTGGGCCTGAGCGCCAGCGACGAGCTGGACAACAACAACGGCTACGGCTACTTCGCGGCGCTGGGCGACCTGATCGTCACCGAGCCGACCCGCACCAACGTCAACGACTTCCGCGCCATCCTGATTCTTGAGACCCCCAAACATGACGCCTGA
- the pyk gene encoding pyruvate kinase, giving the protein MTPDKKVKILATLGPAIDGIEDIRELVQAGVNIFRLNFSHGAHADHAQRFEWIRQVERELNYPLGILMDLQGPKLRVGTFAEGKVQLVRGQALRLDLDPTPGNAQRVSLPHPEIIAALEPGMDLLLDDGKLRLRVIAKHADAIETTVLNGGELSDRKGVNVPQAVLDLSPLTAKDRCDLSFGLELGVDWVALSFVQRPEDIREARTLIGDKAYLMAKIEKPSAVTQLREIAELSDAIMVARGDLGVEVPAESVPQIQKTIISTCRQLGKPVVVATQMLESMRFSPAPTRAEVTDVANAVAEGADAVMLSAETASGEYPLEAVQMMSKIIRQVESGPDYQTQLDVSRPQAEATVSDAISCAIRRVCSILPVAVLVNYSESGSSTLRAARERPSVPILNLTPNLATARRLTLTWGVHSVVNDRLRQVDEVCATALEIAQAQGLAKRGDTVVITTGVPFGQPGTTNSLRVETLL; this is encoded by the coding sequence ATGACGCCTGACAAGAAGGTCAAAATCCTCGCCACCCTGGGCCCGGCCATCGATGGCATCGAGGACATCCGCGAGCTGGTACAAGCCGGGGTGAATATCTTCCGGCTCAACTTCAGCCACGGCGCCCATGCCGACCATGCCCAACGCTTTGAGTGGATCCGCCAGGTCGAGCGTGAACTGAACTACCCCCTGGGCATCCTCATGGACCTGCAGGGGCCGAAACTGCGGGTCGGCACTTTCGCCGAAGGCAAGGTGCAACTGGTGCGCGGGCAAGCCCTGCGCCTGGACCTCGACCCGACCCCTGGCAACGCCCAGCGGGTCAGCCTGCCGCACCCGGAAATCATCGCCGCCCTGGAGCCGGGCATGGACCTGCTGCTGGACGACGGCAAGCTGCGCCTGCGGGTCATCGCCAAGCACGCCGACGCCATCGAGACCACCGTGCTCAATGGCGGCGAACTGTCGGACCGCAAGGGAGTCAACGTGCCCCAGGCCGTGCTAGACCTCAGCCCGCTGACCGCCAAGGACCGCTGCGACCTGAGCTTCGGCCTGGAACTGGGGGTAGACTGGGTGGCGTTGTCCTTCGTGCAGCGCCCGGAAGACATCCGTGAAGCCCGCACGCTGATCGGCGACAAGGCCTACCTGATGGCCAAGATCGAGAAGCCTTCAGCGGTGACCCAGCTACGGGAAATCGCCGAACTGAGCGACGCGATCATGGTGGCCAGGGGCGACCTGGGGGTCGAGGTGCCGGCGGAAAGCGTGCCGCAGATCCAGAAAACCATCATCAGCACCTGCCGCCAGTTGGGTAAACCGGTGGTGGTGGCCACCCAGATGCTCGAATCCATGCGCTTTTCCCCCGCCCCGACCCGGGCCGAGGTCACCGACGTGGCCAACGCCGTGGCCGAAGGCGCCGATGCGGTGATGCTGTCGGCGGAAACCGCCTCTGGCGAGTACCCGCTGGAAGCGGTGCAGATGATGAGCAAGATCATCCGCCAGGTAGAGAGCGGTCCCGATTACCAGACCCAACTGGATGTCAGCCGGCCCCAGGCCGAGGCGACGGTGTCCGACGCCATCAGCTGCGCGATCCGCCGGGTGTGCAGCATCCTGCCGGTGGCGGTACTGGTGAACTACAGCGAATCGGGCAGCTCGACCCTGCGTGCCGCCCGGGAACGGCCATCGGTGCCCATCCTCAACCTGACGCCGAACCTGGCCACCGCGCGCCGCCTGACCCTGACCTGGGGCGTGCACTCGGTGGTCAATGACCGCCTGCGCCAGGTGGACGAGGTGTGCGCCACGGCGCTGGAGATCGCCCAGGCCCAGGGCCTGGCCAAGCGCGGCGATACCGTGGTGATCACCACCGGCGTGCCGTTCGGCCAGCCGGGGACCACCAACTCCCTGCGTGTCGAAACCCTTCTCTGA